A window of Babylonia areolata isolate BAREFJ2019XMU chromosome 2, ASM4173473v1, whole genome shotgun sequence contains these coding sequences:
- the LOC143279481 gene encoding ras-related protein Rab-28-like produces the protein MSDSEEEGPDRQLKVIILGDGSSGKTSLCMRYAQEQFKKQYGQTVGLDFYLKRIVLPGSTHVALEIWDIGGQTIGSTMLSNYIFGAHGVLLVYDITNYSSFENLEDWYHAVKKVCAGTRMPHIALLGNKSDLEHMRTVKQDKHQKFAQEHGMSSYFVSAKTGDSVGLCFQRLAADILNIKLTKPETEQQHRVVKAEVIHYKSDLPSARPQTNETKSSFCLLQ, from the exons ATGTCTGATTCCGAGGAAGAAGGGCCAGATCGTCAACTGAAGGTGATCATCTTGGGCGACGGTTCCTCTGGCAAG ACATCACTTTGCATGCGTTACGCCCAGGAACAATTCAAAAAGCAGTATGGACAGACTGTGGGCTTGGACTTCTACTTAAAAAGGATTGTACTACCag GTTCTACTCATGTGGCCTTGGAAATCTGGGACATTGGAGGCCAGACTATTGGCAGCACCATGTTGTCTAACTACATCTTTGGTGCTCAT GGTGTGCTGCTAGTATACGACATCACCAACTACTCCAGCTTTGAGAATCTGGAGGACTGGTACCACGCTGTGAAAAAAGTATGTGCCGGCACCCGCATGCCCCACATAGCTCTGCTGGGCAACAAGT CGGACCTTGAGCACATGCGGACGGTGAAACAAGACAAGCACCAGAAGTTTGCCCAGGAGCACGGCATGAGCAGTTACTTTGTGTCTGCCAAGACTGGTGACTCG GTGGGCCTGTGTTTCCAGCGTCTGGCGGCGGACATCCTGAACATCAAGTTGACCAAGCCAGAGACAGAGCAGCAGCACCGTGTGGTGAAGGCCGAGGTCATCCACTACAAGAGTGACCTCCCTTCCGCCCGACCCCAGACCAACGAGACCAAGAGTTCCTTCTGTTTGCTCCAGTAG